From Rhopalosiphum padi isolate XX-2018 chromosome 2, ASM2088224v1, whole genome shotgun sequence:
ttattgtttaaaaaaattattttttttgtttgttaatataatagacatgaaataacttatattatactatagtattttattttatttgttgttgtttttttagagCATGAAAATAAGggattacataaatattgttgtgatagatgaaaaaaatgtacctaattcAATAACACATACATTtggataattttcttaaaatttaattgattataatattttttatgatgtttgtcctttacaatatattaatgaagATTGAcagataattattgataatgataccaagataattaaaaacacataagaaaaaataatgaagGATCAATATTGCATATCAAATATTCACATCCATTAAACCATTTTACCACTTTAttgatttatagtatttaactaGGTTAAATATCTagctattaattaaattacttatttaaaaacaaattttccaAATGTCCATAGTCagttattaaaaagaaattatttttcagttattagtttattttttttttataaaacttatgtatgtgtataaaaatatttaaatactaattaatttctACATCATATAtatgaaagtataaaatattccatgcaaaattatatcatactcATATATTGCACTAAAtactttattagaaaatattttaaattgttatttcataATTGAACTTTAAAGTAGGTTACCAAAAAAAACTTCAATCATTAAATgttcttttttaatttgaataattattagctatacaataattttaacatagacCTACTATGGTGAAAACTGAAGTAAGGTTTGTTGATGAGACAGAcccatttaatatattgtaattttaacaatattttatatttatttaaaacattcagAAAAATAACCTCTAAggcgattaaaaattaataccataGGTTGCCTACATCTAttgttttgaaaacaaaaatgtatacctataaaattaggAGAAATGAAAAcagataaaaatgatataattatataatttatgaaaaaaatataagatttttagtagtagtaaaaatgttctaaaaatgaCAAACATTTTTTGAGATATgtccaattataaataaactttgtttatattaaaaaaaaattctttgataattaaatttgataaaataataaataaccctTTCATTTTATTCtaagtaatataatagaattaaatCAGTTCaagttaaatattgttataaattgtaaacataacttagtaggtataaatattatgttaaaagttttaaatgaaaattctgtttattacatatatattttaattataatataaacaatcatGATTTAActggttttaataataacaatagtatacaAGTTATTCAGTAAATTAttcaagtaaattattatgaaccaatatattatgttttttcaatGTATCTCTACATCTGAACATCCTCCCACAAAATATACATTCGAAACTTGGAGGAATATTAGAGCAGGATAATAAATGTCTAGTTAAATGTGCTTTATGCTTAAAAGCTTTTGAGCATTGGATGCATTTATGTTGAGGAGCAACACCACATTCTTTTCTTAAATGTCTAATAAGATTGTGCCTTTCTTTGTAACTTCGACCACATGTATTTGGACATATATATCTTCCACTGATTGGACAAActgtaaaatttaacaaaaataagttacgatgaaaacatatacctactaaaaatatttaagactaTTTAAACTGCAGATAAATTAAGCAAAAGCAGTTTTCAACGTCATAAGAATTAAgtgattaaatttacaattgttatttaaattttaaattttcatactcattaatttaataatttattaatgatttaataaatacatacctactaaGTACTAAGAATTGTTATGTCATAGAAAGAAAATTAgacaaaaatagtttaataaaatatatcaacactGTCTAggcctatttattattatatactacttaAAATGATATGTCTAACGACTAAcagtatatcaatataaattgattatcattaattaaataatttttagaatagtttatatttatttttatttaaaaaaactatatagaaCTTAATATgcttgtataaa
This genomic window contains:
- the LOC132920689 gene encoding zinc finger protein 2-like, giving the protein MYVCSNIFYFIINYSLSFIGIAQLQNGRWICPNSYCGRTYKKKFSLYRHCRQECGVEPQYQCLYFCPISGRYICPNTCGRSYKERHNLIRHLRKECGVAPQHKCIQCSKAFKHKAHLTRHLLSCSNIPPSFECIFCGRMFRCRDTLKKHNILVHNNLLE